The following coding sequences are from one Diabrotica virgifera virgifera chromosome 2, PGI_DIABVI_V3a window:
- the LOC126879902 gene encoding uncharacterized protein LOC126879902 — protein sequence MFELTEHHKQLIDEVARKKGFTDYELTVAPCLSKGGNFMGIVSAVTIHNSEKKMEVVLKSAFSYENEKPPKMLSEAYKREIYMYTRIFNEFFKFQEEYGIIEPFNSVTKIQNYSDVEGSQCLIMENLKTGGYQLWDKTIPLTPEHMEKVIQEYARFHAVSFAMKHKNPKLFEELTSPIERSIFDNEDMISSVDKSISYVTTLFKNVYEAIEGDTHLTEYAKEIETKLPQHLWEGIRRKDVKCVVSHGDCWCNNFMFKYKEPQNRVTPSKICIIDWQLASLNSPLYDFAYFFLVHADKETLNKYEEYLDLYYNTLSKQLENFDCDPQEVFPYATFEEHANFYGFYQVLIAIIVLKIMLCESEDAPEFSDALEDMDKMIAGMEFDVKNKEVYHNRLKDLFEFLNSRNF from the exons ATGTTTGAGTTAACTGAACACCACAAGCAGCTTATAGACGAAGTTGCTAGAAAAAAGGGATTCACGGACTATGAGCTCACTGTTGCACCCTGTTTATCAAAAGGAGGCAACTTCATGGGAATTGTTTCCGCTGTCACTATCCACAATAGTGAAAAAAAGATGGAAGTAGtcttaaaatcagcgttttcgtatgAAAACGAAAAACCTCCAAAGATGCTTAGTGAGGCTTACAAAAGAGAAATTTACATGTACACCAGAATTTTcaatgaatttttcaaatttcaagaGGAGTATGGCATTATAGAACCATTTAACAGTGTTACTAAAATACAGAACTACTCAGATGTCGAGGGAAGCCAATGTTTGATTATGGAAAACTTGAAAACAGGAGGATATCAGCTTTGGGACAAAACTATTCCTTTAACTCCAGAACATAtggaaaaagttatccaagaGTACGCCAGATTTCATGCAGTGTCATTTGCTATGAAACACAAAAATCCTAAATTATTTGAGGAGCTAACTTCTCCGATAGAAAGGAGTATTTTTGATAATGAAGATATGATTTCAAGTGTTGATAAAAGTATCAGTTATGTTACCACACTTTTTAAAAACGTTTATGAGGCAATAGAAGGTGATACACATCTTACGGAATACGCGAAGGAAATTGAGACTAAGTTACCTCAACATCTTTGGGAAGGAATCAGAAGAAAAGATGTAAAATGTGTTGTTTCTCATGGTGATTGTTGGTGTAATAATTTCATGTTTAAATACAAG gaaCCTCAAAACCGAGTCACACCAAGCAAGATCTGTATAATCGACTGGCAGTTGGCCAGTCTTAATTCCCCTCTTTATGATTTTGCATACTTCTTCCTAGTACACGCAGACAAAGAAACCTTAAACAAATACGAGGAGTATTTAGACTTGTATTATAACACCCTATCCAAACAATTGGAGAACTTTGACTGTGATCCTCAAGAAGTATTTCCGTATGCAACATTTGAAGAACACGCGAATTTTTATGGGTTTTATCAGGTTCTTATTGCCATTATAGTACTAAAAATAATGCTATGTGAAAGTGAAGATGCACCAGAGTTTTCTGATGCTCTGGAGGATATGGACAAAATGATAGCAGGAATGGAATTCGATGTTAAGAATAAAGAAGTATATCATAATCGACTAAAAGATTTATTTGAGTTTCTGAATAGtcgtaatttttaa